A window from Pararhizobium capsulatum DSM 1112 encodes these proteins:
- the iolG gene encoding inositol 2-dehydrogenase has product MVRIAVLGAGRIGKIHAASVAANPKATLVAVADPFADAAQPVADGYGAEAMTDAMAAIERSDIDAIVIGTPTDTHVGFMMKAIELGKAVLCEKPIDLDIAKSEAAAVAVERAGGKVMLAFNRRFDSTFAEMRRAIDAGRIGDVRQVVISSRDPGMPPPAYVKTSGGIFRDMTIHDLDMARWLLGEEPVLVTAVGSRLVDPDLLVQYNDYDTVMVVLQTASGKQAHINNCREAVYGYDQRVEVLGSIGMLTQDNLRPTTMRVTTAELTDAREPLLNFFLERYAQAYRAEMDAFIDAIHGDKPMPTTVRDGVLALRLAECAVESARTGRAVAV; this is encoded by the coding sequence CGCCGATCCTTTCGCAGATGCCGCCCAGCCGGTAGCGGACGGATACGGCGCCGAGGCGATGACGGACGCCATGGCGGCGATCGAGCGATCAGATATCGATGCGATCGTCATCGGCACCCCGACAGACACCCATGTCGGCTTCATGATGAAGGCCATCGAACTCGGTAAAGCGGTACTTTGCGAGAAGCCTATCGACCTTGACATTGCCAAGAGCGAGGCCGCCGCCGTCGCGGTGGAGCGTGCCGGTGGCAAGGTGATGCTGGCCTTCAATCGCCGCTTCGACAGCACTTTCGCCGAAATGCGCCGCGCCATCGACGCCGGGCGTATCGGCGATGTTCGCCAGGTGGTCATCTCCAGCCGCGATCCCGGAATGCCGCCGCCTGCTTACGTCAAAACCTCCGGCGGCATCTTCAGGGACATGACAATTCATGACCTGGACATGGCCCGCTGGCTTCTCGGCGAAGAACCCGTGCTTGTAACCGCCGTTGGTTCTCGTCTGGTCGATCCGGATCTTCTGGTCCAGTATAACGATTACGATACGGTGATGGTGGTTTTGCAGACCGCAAGCGGCAAACAAGCACACATAAACAATTGCCGTGAAGCCGTTTATGGCTATGACCAGCGTGTCGAAGTGCTCGGTTCGATCGGCATGCTGACACAGGACAACCTTCGTCCTACCACAATGCGCGTGACCACGGCAGAGTTGACCGATGCCCGCGAGCCATTGCTGAACTTCTTCCTTGAGCGTTATGCACAGGCGTATCGCGCTGAGATGGACGCTTTCATCGATGCAATCCATGGCGACAAGCCAATGCCGACAACTGTCCGTGATGGTGTGCTGGCTTTACGCCTCGCCGAATGCGCAGTTGAATCCGCGCGAACCGGCCGCGCTGTCGCCGTCTAA
- a CDS encoding Gfo/Idh/MocA family protein, with the protein MQSMATSQCRQLSVMVCWLYASPNAQLNPREPAALSPSNTNAGREITVMSYAIGNETTFGIACLGITHPHTSGRVKAFQRMPNAKVLGAYDASPLLDPFVEAMGIAKRTKDEILSDPDVHAVLIHPKSYLMADWAMEAMEAGKAVLCEKPAGRGSVDTSRLVECVERTGQLCQVGYCWRYAPSVDKMQEVLQAGQLGKVLQVRAHAGCSHGEADTDHMRQPGDIGGAFYVIGCHTIDRLLLHFGMPQSVNARISKFDGVMTPDAREDAVGAILNYADKLITIDFMSWDPLPWTESWDITAYGTEGVMHSRPLPASYKLYSTGKTGLPEGWTEWNETSFPEIWAVRKTVYSPEIAEIGNPVYFDREAAAFANSIRSGASSNVPVHQAHNINRILEALFQSSSQNGTEIKL; encoded by the coding sequence ATGCAATCCATGGCGACAAGCCAATGCCGACAACTGTCCGTGATGGTGTGCTGGCTTTACGCCTCGCCGAATGCGCAGTTGAATCCGCGCGAACCGGCCGCGCTGTCGCCGTCTAATACAAATGCAGGAAGGGAGATAACGGTCATGTCCTACGCTATCGGAAACGAAACCACATTTGGAATCGCTTGCCTCGGCATCACACACCCACACACGTCGGGCCGGGTGAAGGCGTTTCAACGGATGCCGAACGCGAAGGTTTTAGGCGCCTACGATGCGAGTCCGCTTCTTGATCCATTCGTTGAGGCCATGGGGATTGCCAAGCGTACCAAGGACGAAATTCTCTCCGATCCGGATGTGCACGCGGTTCTCATCCATCCTAAGAGCTACCTGATGGCCGACTGGGCGATGGAGGCGATGGAAGCAGGCAAGGCTGTGCTCTGTGAAAAGCCCGCCGGTCGAGGATCGGTCGATACGTCACGTTTAGTGGAATGTGTAGAGCGAACCGGGCAGCTCTGTCAGGTCGGCTATTGCTGGCGCTACGCGCCTTCGGTCGACAAGATGCAGGAAGTCCTCCAAGCCGGTCAACTGGGCAAGGTGCTGCAGGTTCGAGCGCATGCTGGTTGCTCGCATGGAGAAGCGGATACCGATCACATGCGCCAACCCGGCGACATCGGCGGCGCGTTCTACGTGATTGGCTGCCATACGATCGATCGCTTGCTGTTACACTTCGGAATGCCGCAGTCGGTGAACGCTCGGATCAGCAAGTTCGACGGCGTGATGACGCCGGATGCACGCGAAGATGCCGTTGGTGCTATTCTGAATTACGCCGACAAGCTGATCACAATCGACTTCATGTCGTGGGATCCGCTGCCCTGGACCGAAAGTTGGGACATCACTGCGTACGGGACGGAGGGTGTCATGCATTCCCGCCCGCTGCCTGCCTCCTACAAGCTCTATAGCACCGGCAAGACTGGCCTCCCCGAGGGCTGGACGGAATGGAACGAGACGAGCTTTCCCGAGATCTGGGCCGTTCGCAAGACCGTCTACTCGCCCGAAATCGCGGAGATCGGAAACCCTGTCTATTTCGATCGCGAGGCCGCAGCCTTTGCGAACTCCATCCGGTCCGGGGCGTCATCAAACGTGCCAGTGCATCAGGCCCACAATATCAACCGCATCCTGGAAGCGCTTTTTCAATCGTCGTCGCAGAACGGGACCGAGATCAAGCTCTAA